Proteins encoded within one genomic window of Aspergillus nidulans FGSC A4 chromosome VII:
- a CDS encoding small heat-shock protein (transcript_id=CADANIAT00009258), producing MSLFRTIPTPGDFAPLFRLLDDYDNHRSARGHASVQSFAPRFDVRESNEAYHLDGELPGIPQSNIDIEFTDPQTLVIKGRSEREYHSSSDDNKNDQADTENQARGESSEVAKTGEKQVSTKKAANKSRYWVSERSVGEFQRTFTFPTRVNQDDVKASLKDGILSLVVPKAVPPTAKKITIQ from the coding sequence ATGTCTCTGTTCAGAACCATTCCTACCCCCGGAGACTTTGCTCCTCTCTTCCGTCTCCTGGATGACTACGACAACCACCGCTCCGCCCGCGGTCACGCCTCAGTGCAGTCTTTTGCGCCTCGCTTCGACGTCCGCGAATCCAACGAGGCCTACCATCTTGACGGCGAACTCCCTGGTATTCCTCAGAGCAATATCGACATTGAGTTCACCGACCCACAGACCCTGGTGATCAAGGGCCGCTCCGAGCGCGAGTACCACTCCTCCAGCGACGACAACAAAAATGATCAGGCCGATACAGAGAACCAGGCCCGGGGTGAAAGCAGCGAAGTTGCAAAGACCGGCGAGAAGCAGGTATCcaccaagaaggctgccaacAAGTCTCGCTACTGGGTCAGCGAGCGCTCTGTCGGCGAATTCCAGCGCACCTTCACCTTCCCAACTCGTGTCAATCAGGACGATGTGAAGGCCAGCTTAAAGGACGgtattctttctcttgtgGTGCCCAAGG
- a CDS encoding putative MFS multidrug transporter (transcript_id=CADANIAT00009259), protein MTARHDFEAEPVSEEAAHDEQTPLLERDSESHEYDDDDDGAIRDRDGSECFRGHNLVQFGVYAPKLSVFLLGRAVSGTGAGGLMVTGIILTLDLVNKKRRGVFIGIVNFGMTIGVSLGAVLAGLIVPKLGWRVIFWVQAPTGLVLGLILFFAIPSHPEVGSGKTKSASLVQRLKNIDYAGGLTLAVSIFLLLFSLASPKIPVTPIILSFVVFAAFWIIESRFAAEPIVPTEVLKARSVSLTCLAALLAMTARWAVLFYTPVYAMVVRGWSPASAGLILTPTNIGFGFGGLLVGWLHIRHGESYYCLSTQTSHTAVYIIAMFVDGFAIGASMNYTFAHILYLTKPEVHYIVTALVGMSRGFAGSFGSAMGGGFFQRELKAGLEDGFARHGLSGEEGLIHKLLGSPALVGSLTGAEKEVAMQSYEYAIKMLLLGGFGIMIVASIAQAGTGRTAPAPSLSEEPSALGVDNSNRD, encoded by the exons ATGACTGCACGCCATGATTTCGAGGCCGAGCCTGTTTCCGAGGAGGCTGCACACGATGAGCAGACGCCTCTACTCGAACGCGATTCCGAAAG CCATGAAtatgacgatgatgacgacggcgcAATCCGAGATCGCGACGGATCTGAATGCTTTCGCGGACACAACCTGGTTCAATTCGGCGTTTATG CGCCGAAGCTATCCGTCTTTCTCTTGGGCCGGGCTGTTAGTGGTACCGGCGCAGGTGGTCTTATGGTCACCGGCATCATATTGACATTGGATCTGGTGAACAAGAAGCGACGCGGCGTATTCATTGGCATAGTTAACTTTGGAATGACTATTGGAGTCTCTTTGGGAGCAGTCCTCGCCGGGTTAATAGTCCCGAAACTTGGATGG CGAGTTATATTCTGGGTCCAGGCGCCAACGGGCTTGGTGCTAGGTCTTATCTTGTTTTTCGCCATTCCGTCACATCCAGAAGTCGGATCTGGAAAAACAAAATCAGCATCTTTAGTGCAGAGGCTAAAGAATATAGATTATGCGGGGGGATTGACCTTG GCAGTGTCTATCTTCCTTCTATTATTCAGTCTCGCTTCCCCTAAAATACCGGTTACACCGATCATTTTGTCCTTCGTTGTCTTCGCTGCATTTTGGATCATCGAGTCGAGATTCGCGGCTGAACCCATTGTTCCAACGGAAGTACTAAAGGCGCGCAGCGTCTCACTCACATGCCTGGCTGCATTGTTAGCCATGACTGCCCGCTGGGCAGTCCTATTTTACACCCCCGTATACGCAATGGTGGTTCGAGGCTGGTCTCCAGCCTCGGCAGGACTGATTTTAACGCCTACGAACATAGGTTTTGGTTTTGGAGGATTATTGGTGGGATGGCTGCATATTCGCCATGGAGAGAGTTACTACTG CCTCTCCACCCAAACCTCTCACACAGCCGTGTACATAATCGCCATGTTCGTCGACGGCTTCGCAATCGGCGCATCCATGAACTACACCTTCGCCCACATCCTGTACTTGACCAAGCCAGAAGTCCACTACATCGTAACCGCTCTCGTGGGAATGTCCCGCGGCTTCGCTGGCAGTTTCGGCTCAGCGATGGGGGGAGGATTTTTCCAGCGTGAACTCAAGGCAGGGCTGGAAGATGGGTTTGCGAGGCACGGGTTGTCCGGGGAGGAGGGGCTGATTCACAAGCTTCTCGGCAGCCCCGCGCTAGTTGGGTCACTCACTGgtgcagagaaggaagttgCCATGCAGAGCTACGAATACGCCATCAAGATGCTTCTTCTGGGTGGCTTCGGTATCATGATTGTTGCGTCAATTGCTCAAGCAGGGACGGGCCGGACGGCGCCGGCTCCATCATTGTCCGAAGAACCCAGTGCGTTGGGGGTAGATAATTCGAATAGGGACTAG
- a CDS encoding copper amine oxidase (transcript_id=CADANIAT00009260), giving the protein MAPQPHPLAILSEDEINLARDIVIAQHPNTVIDFREIYLQEPPKGQLLEFLALEHAGRLSPTTPRPPRLALCQYDVIGADRVPSYEESLVDVVASKCVKHTVVGKQHHAALTLSEFDVLVERCFASPLFKEALAEFDLPPGFEVVIEPWPYGGLDLAEPNRRFFQGLCFAQDATKKNPDANFYSYPLPLIPVMDAHTQEIIRVDRPATGGKGDGLREQTFKRDIIGHCKGSDYVPELLPEGTRKDLKPLNVVQPEGPSFRITDESLVEWQKWRFRVAFNPREGATIHDVWYDGRSVMHRLSISEMTVPYADPRPPYHRKQAFDFGDGGGGNMANNLSIGCDCLGVIKYFDAIITGADGTAKKLPNAICLHEQDNGIGWKHSNWRTGRAVVTRHRELVVQFIITLANYEYVFAYKFDQSAGITVEARATGILNVVNIDAGKVSDYGNVVSGGVLAQNHQHIFCVRIDPAIDGAKNSVQIEESHPVPMNEATNPNGNFYKVDTKTVERACYFDAAPDLNRTVKMINPHKINPISQKPIGYKFIPLATQKLLADPNSTQAKRAQFAQHHVWVTQHRDGELYAGGRYTLQSQSEVDGVSDAVKRGDVVVDTDVVVWSTFGITHNPRIEDWPVMPVEIFQLMIKPADFFTANPSLDVPSLKNEASRTVGKSECCRTAQL; this is encoded by the exons ATGGCCCCTCAACCCCATcccctcgccatcctctctGAGGATGAAATTAACCTTGCTCGCGACATCGTGATTGCGCAGCACCCCAACACCGTTATCGACTTCCGTGAGATCTACCTTCAGGAACCCCCAAAAGGCCAGCTGCTTGAGTTCCTTGCTCTTGAACATGCCGGTCGTCTGAGCCCAACAACGCCTCGTCCTCCGCGGTTGGCTCTGTGCCAGTACGATGTTATCGGAGCGGATCGAGTGCCCTCGTACGAAGAGTCACTCGTAGATGTTGTGGCATCCAAGTGTGTTAAGCATACGGTCGTTGGAAAACAGCATCATGCTGCTCTGACTCT GAGCGAATTCGATGTGCTTGTGGAACGTTGTTTTGCTTCGCCACTGTTTAAGGAAGCCCTCGCCGAGTTCGACCTACCGCCGGGCTTCGAGGTCGTTATTGAACCCTGGCCGTACGGTGGCCTGGATCTAGCTGAGCCAAACAGACGGTTCTTCCAAGGATTGTGCTTCGCCCAAGATGCTACGAAGAAGAACCCCGACGCCAACTTCTACTCCTACCCTCTACCGCTCATTCCCGTCATGGACGCGCATACACAAGAGATCATCCGAGTCGACCGTCCGGCTACGGGTGGTAAAGGAGACGGGTTGCGGGAACAGACCTTCAAACGTGACATTATCGGACATTGCAAGGGGTCGGACTATGTGCCTGAACTGCTTCCTGAAGGCACTCGGAAGGATCTCAAGCCACTGAACGTCGTTCAGCCCGAGGGTCCCTCATTCCGCATCACAGATGAGTCGCTAGTCGAGTGGCAGAAGTGGCGTTTCCGCGTTGCCTTCAATCCTAGGGAAGGCGCGACTATCCATGACGTGTGGTACGACGGCCGCAGTGTGATGCACCGCTTGAGTATTAGTGAGATG ACTGTTCCATATGCCGATCCTCGGCCCCCCTACCACCGTAAGCAGGCTTTCGACTTCGgtgacggcggcggcggtaACATGGCAAACAATTTGTCTATCGGGTGTGACTGTCTTGGAGTCATCAAGTATTTCGACGCCATCATCACAGGTGCCGACGGTACTGCCAAGAAACTCCCTAATGCCATTTGTCTGCACGAGCAAGATAATGGCATTGGCTGGAAGCATTCTAACTGGAGGACGGGTCGTGCCGTGGTTACAAGACATCGTGAGTTGGTGGTTCAGTTTATCATTACTCTTGCAAACTACGAGTACGTATTCGCCTACAAGTTCGACCAGTCCGCCGGCATCACCGTGGAGGCGCGCGCGACGGGAATTTTGAACGTCGTCAACATTGACGCTGGGAAGGTCAGCGACTACGGTAATGTGGTCAGTGGAGGTGTCCTGGCCCAGAACCACCAGCACATCTTCTGTGTTCGCATAGACCCGGCCATTGATGGAGCGAAGAACTCGGTCCAGATTGAAGAATCGCACCCAGTCCCGATGAATGAGGCTACTAATCCCAACGGAAACTTTTACAAAGTCGACACCAAGACCGTGGAAAGAGCGTGCTACTTTGATGCCGCTCCAGATCTGAACCGAACCGTCAAGATGATCAACCCTCACAAGATTAACCCTATCAGCCAGAAGCCTATTGGGTACAAGTTCATCCCTCTGGCCACTCAGAAGCTGTTGGCAGACCCCAATTCCACCCAGGCCAAACGAGCGCAATTCGCGCAGCACCACGTCTGGGTGACGCAGCACCGGGATGGCGAGCTGTATGCAGGCGGTCGCTACACGCTTCAGAGTCAGAGCGAGGTTGATGGTGTATCAGACGCCGTCAAGCGTGGTGATGTGGTCGTCGACACGGATGTAGTCGTCTGGAGTACGTTTGGCATAACTCACAACCCTCGCATCGAGGATTGGCCCGTCAT GCCTGTGGaaatcttccagctcatgaTCAAACCGGCTGACTTCTTCACGGCGAATCCGTCATTGGATGTGCCCTCATTGAAGAACGAGGCGTCAAGGACTGTAGGTAAATCCGAGTGCTGTCGAACTGCCCAACTTTAA
- a CDS encoding glycoside hydrolase family 43 protein (transcript_id=CADANIAT00009261) → MIPSLHNVLRFLGSGLLVLGANAASFSNPLKDPNGSDPYMVYVDGYYYLTTTTWSDVQLTRATTLEGLKTGESKVVWSDSESSRCCHMWAPEFHQIDGTWYLYYTAGTSGDSVDNQHVHVLQGGSSPWDSYTYLAQITPEWGIDATVLTVNDQNYLIWSCIANSIQSNCIATLNTPSTIGETHILSQPLEDWETVGAPVNEGPAPLYHDGKIWVAYSASYCWTANYSLALLAYDGSGDPLDQASWTKSDGPVFVSADGNYGTGHNGFFTSPDGTEIWNIYHATAIAEGACDGNRYTAAQRVDWNEDGTPNLGVALALGTVLEGPSGEPA, encoded by the exons ATGATACCCTCTCTTCACAACGTCCTCCGCTTCCTCGGAAgcggccttcttgttcttggggCCAATGCTGCCTCTTTTTCCAATCCGCTCAAAGACCCCAATGGCAGTGACCCATATATGGTGTACGTGGATGGATACTACTACCTGACGACGACCACCTGGTCGGACGTCCAGCTCACCCGGGCCACGACGTTAGAGGGATTAAAGACGGGAGAGTCCAAGGTTGTTTGGAGTGACAGTGAATCCAGCCGATGCTGCCACATGTGGGCGCCAGAATTCCACCAGATTGACGGCAC GTGGTACTTGTACTATACTGCCGGTACGAGCGGTGACAGTGTCGATAACCAGCACGTGCATGTTCTCCAGG GCGGCTCTTCTCCCTGGGACTCATACACCTATCTCGCCCAGATAACACCCGAATGGGGCATTGACGCAACAGTTCTGACCGTCAACGACCAGAACTACCTCATCTGGTCCTGCATCGCCAACAGCATCCAAAGCAACTGCATTGCAACCCTCAATACCCCCTCGACGATCGGCGAGACGCACATACTTTCCCAACCCCTCGAGGACTGGGAAACTGTAGGCGCACCTGTGAACGAGGGCCCGGCGCCGCTCTACCACGACGGAAAGATCTGGGTTGCGTACTCGGCCAGCTACTGCTGGACGGCGAACTACTCGCTTGCACTGCTTGCGTACGATGGGTCTGGAGATCCGCTAGATCAAGCGTCTTGGACGAAGTCGGATGGTCCAGTGTTTGTCTCTGCGGATGGAAACTATGGGACGGGACACAACGG CTTCTTCACCAGCCCTGACGGTACGGAGATTTGGAATATCTATCACGCCACTGCGATTGCGGAAGGCGCATGCGATGGGAACCGGTACACAGCGGCGCAGCGGGTTGATTGGAATGAAGACGGAACTCCAAATCTCGGCGTGGCTCTTGCACTTGGTACAGTGTTGGAGGGTCCGTCGGGAGAGCCTGCTTAG